Proteins encoded by one window of Bacillus sp. DTU_2020_1000418_1_SI_GHA_SEK_038:
- a CDS encoding VanZ family protein, producing the protein MKKKHVWLTVAIVYCIAIFITTASPASTGGNTLMIIAEIFHLSEEQARMANLLFRKLVHLSAFGVLAILFYNSFEKHRFIKAWLYTTIYAASDEIHQAFLPDRTGSIVDVGIDSFGALIALIIIKMATLRRR; encoded by the coding sequence ATGAAGAAAAAACATGTGTGGCTTACAGTAGCTATTGTGTATTGTATAGCTATTTTTATAACGACGGCTTCTCCTGCTTCGACTGGTGGAAATACACTAATGATAATAGCAGAAATTTTCCATCTATCTGAGGAGCAGGCAAGAATGGCTAATCTTCTATTTAGAAAGCTTGTACATTTATCAGCATTTGGGGTGCTTGCTATATTGTTTTACAATAGCTTTGAAAAGCATCGATTTATAAAAGCATGGCTATACACAACAATCTATGCAGCATCCGATGAAATTCATCAGGCTTTTCTCCCAGACCGGACAGGCTCCATTGTGGATGTTGGAATTGATTCCTTTGGTGCGTTGATTGCTTTGATCATAATAAAAATGGCTACCCTCAGAAGAAGGTAG
- the phnE gene encoding phosphonate ABC transporter, permease protein PhnE → MSQPSRNIVKPPKKNIRLWIIYLALALIYIWAFSGMPLTGVKETAAQVSKAIFSGIFNPDWDYVYLPKGEDLLRGLLDTLAIAILGTFISAFLCLPFAFWAAANMSEGRSFSHTGKFILSFVRTFPEIVMAIMFIKAVGPGSFAGVLALGLHSIGMLGKLFSEEIENIDPGPAEALTATGANRLQILWFAVLPQVMPGFLSYTLYRFEINVRSAAILGIIGAGGIGTPLIFALSSRDWDRVGIILLGIIVMVTCIDLLSGYIRKKIV, encoded by the coding sequence ATGAGCCAACCATCAAGAAATATCGTGAAGCCACCGAAAAAGAATATTCGTCTATGGATCATCTATCTCGCTTTAGCTCTTATTTATATTTGGGCTTTTTCTGGGATGCCGTTAACAGGGGTTAAAGAAACAGCTGCTCAAGTATCGAAAGCGATTTTTTCAGGAATATTTAACCCTGATTGGGACTATGTGTATTTACCTAAGGGAGAGGATTTATTACGAGGGCTGCTAGATACACTTGCCATTGCGATTTTAGGAACATTTATTTCAGCTTTCCTCTGCCTTCCATTTGCTTTTTGGGCGGCTGCAAATATGAGCGAGGGTAGAAGTTTTTCCCATACAGGAAAATTCATTCTCAGCTTTGTTCGGACATTTCCGGAAATCGTTATGGCAATTATGTTCATTAAAGCGGTTGGCCCAGGATCCTTCGCTGGTGTGCTGGCATTAGGTTTGCACTCTATCGGGATGCTAGGAAAGCTTTTCTCGGAAGAGATCGAGAATATTGATCCAGGCCCTGCAGAAGCTTTGACAGCTACCGGAGCAAACCGCCTGCAAATTCTCTGGTTCGCCGTCCTCCCGCAAGTGATGCCCGGATTCTTGTCCTATACTTTATACCGGTTTGAAATTAACGTGAGATCTGCTGCCATTCTTGGAATTATTGGAGCAGGTGGAATTGGAACTCCGTTGATTTTTGCGCTTAGCTCACGTGACTGGGACCGCGTGGGGATCATCTTATTAGGTATCATTGTCATGGTCACATGCATTGATCTTTTATCAGGCTATATTCGGAAGAAAATTGTTTAA
- the phnE gene encoding phosphonate ABC transporter, permease protein PhnE, whose protein sequence is MLSQPQKKVLPEPPRKLKTYFTVFIIILLLSGSAIQTNSTITELIIGAPNMMELLAQMLPPNWSYFGKIVHPMLETIRMALIGTTFGAIIAIPIALFSASNIIRNTWFYYPVRFVLNLIRTIPDLLLAAIFVSIFGLGPLPGILALTIFSIGLVAKLTYEAIEAIDPGPLEAMTSVGANKVQWIFFGVLPQVLPYYISYVLYTFEVNVRAAAVLGLVGAGGIGLYYDRTLGFFEYDKTSSIIIFTLVVVLLIDYISTKLREKLI, encoded by the coding sequence ATGCTGAGTCAGCCGCAAAAGAAGGTTCTACCTGAACCTCCTCGTAAACTAAAAACCTATTTTACCGTTTTTATTATTATTTTGCTGCTTAGCGGCAGTGCGATACAGACAAATTCAACGATAACTGAGCTTATCATCGGTGCTCCTAATATGATGGAGCTGCTGGCACAGATGCTACCTCCAAATTGGTCGTACTTCGGAAAAATTGTCCATCCGATGCTTGAAACGATTCGAATGGCTTTAATCGGGACTACCTTTGGCGCTATTATTGCGATTCCGATTGCGCTATTTTCTGCGAGCAACATTATTCGAAATACGTGGTTTTACTATCCTGTGCGTTTTGTATTGAACTTAATTCGTACGATTCCTGACTTGTTATTAGCAGCTATTTTCGTATCCATTTTCGGATTAGGGCCACTGCCTGGCATTCTAGCATTAACGATTTTCTCGATAGGCTTAGTGGCAAAATTAACATATGAAGCGATTGAAGCCATTGATCCGGGGCCTCTCGAAGCCATGACTTCCGTGGGCGCAAACAAAGTTCAATGGATCTTTTTTGGTGTCCTTCCACAAGTACTTCCCTATTATATCTCCTATGTACTTTATACATTTGAAGTAAATGTTCGGGCGGCTGCTGTTTTAGGGCTTGTCGGTGCCGGAGGAATTGGACTCTATTATGACCGAACACTTGGATTCTTTGAGTATGATAAAACAAGCTCCATTATTATTTTCACATTGGTCGTTGTCTTATTGATCGACTACATCAGTACTAAATTACGGGAGAAATTAATATGA
- the phnC gene encoding phosphonate ABC transporter ATP-binding protein: MIEFKNVSKTYQNGVKGLNNIDLKIHDGEFVVIVGLSGAGKSTLLRSINRLIDISEGEIFINGKSITTATGSDLRRIRRDIGMIFQSFNLVKRSSVLRNVLSGRVGYHSTLRTILGLFPKADVNLAFDALERVNILEKAYSRATELSGGQQQRVSIARALAQEAKIILADEPVASLDPLTTKQVMDDLKRINQELGITTIVNLHFIDLAREYATRIIGLRAGEVVFDGPVEKATDEAFAEIYGRPIMKDELLEVEVC; this comes from the coding sequence GTGATTGAATTTAAGAATGTCTCCAAGACATACCAAAATGGTGTAAAAGGATTAAACAATATTGATTTAAAGATTCATGATGGTGAGTTTGTCGTCATCGTTGGCTTGTCGGGTGCAGGAAAATCAACCCTATTGCGTTCAATCAATCGTTTGATTGATATATCTGAAGGTGAAATTTTTATCAATGGCAAATCGATTACGACGGCAACGGGATCAGATTTACGACGAATCCGCCGTGACATAGGTATGATTTTTCAAAGCTTTAACTTAGTAAAGCGTTCTTCTGTCTTAAGAAATGTACTATCAGGCCGGGTTGGCTATCATTCTACTTTGCGTACCATTTTAGGACTTTTTCCAAAAGCAGATGTGAATCTAGCATTCGATGCTTTAGAAAGGGTAAATATTCTTGAAAAAGCTTACTCCCGTGCAACGGAACTTTCCGGTGGACAGCAGCAGCGCGTTTCGATTGCCCGTGCATTAGCACAGGAAGCAAAAATCATACTAGCAGACGAGCCTGTTGCCTCTCTCGATCCATTAACAACCAAACAAGTTATGGATGACCTAAAAAGAATTAATCAGGAGTTAGGGATTACCACTATTGTGAATCTCCACTTTATTGATCTTGCTCGGGAATATGCAACAAGAATTATTGGATTACGAGCAGGTGAGGTTGTGTTTGACGGGCCTGTTGAGAAAGCAACCGATGAGGCATTCGCGGAAATTTATGGCCGCCCAATTATGAAGGATGAACTATTAGAGGTAGAAGTATGCTGA
- a CDS encoding phosphate/phosphite/phosphonate ABC transporter substrate-binding protein, producing MFKKLATIGLSLALTTGILSACGSNKTSGGDYTPESLTVQFVPSQNADTLEAKAKPLEGLLKDKLGIPVTVSVSTNYNTIVEAMASKKVDVGFLPPTAYVQAHEKEAANVILQAQRFGVNDETGAPNDKLVDFYKSMFIVKANSDIKSVKDLKGKKIAFQDVTSSAGYVWPAAALMDEKIDPLTDVEGITVKGHDQAVIALLNGDVDAAVIFQDARNIVKGDYPNVFEETKVLHFTEPIPNDTISIRSDMSEEWAKKIQDAFIAIGEDEEGHAIIKDIYSHEGYTPSEDKVFDIVRDYAERVKTE from the coding sequence ATGTTTAAGAAATTGGCAACGATTGGCCTGTCTCTTGCTCTAACAACAGGCATCTTGAGTGCATGCGGCTCGAACAAAACATCAGGCGGAGATTACACCCCTGAGAGCTTAACTGTTCAATTTGTACCATCGCAAAACGCAGACACATTAGAAGCAAAGGCTAAACCATTAGAAGGTTTACTGAAGGACAAACTAGGAATTCCTGTAACTGTCAGCGTATCAACTAACTACAACACGATTGTTGAAGCAATGGCATCGAAAAAAGTGGACGTTGGCTTTTTGCCCCCAACGGCATATGTACAAGCCCATGAAAAAGAGGCCGCAAATGTTATTCTGCAAGCTCAACGCTTCGGTGTAAACGATGAAACAGGGGCACCCAATGATAAGTTAGTCGATTTCTACAAATCTATGTTTATAGTGAAAGCAAATTCAGATATTAAAAGTGTGAAAGATTTAAAAGGTAAGAAAATTGCTTTCCAAGACGTTACATCCTCAGCAGGTTATGTTTGGCCTGCAGCTGCCTTAATGGATGAAAAGATTGATCCGCTTACGGATGTTGAAGGGATTACAGTAAAAGGACATGACCAAGCAGTGATTGCGTTACTAAACGGTGATGTTGATGCAGCAGTTATATTCCAAGATGCACGAAATATTGTTAAAGGCGATTATCCAAATGTATTCGAGGAGACAAAAGTTCTTCATTTCACTGAACCAATTCCAAACGATACGATTTCAATCCGCTCCGATATGAGTGAGGAATGGGCGAAGAAAATTCAGGATGCCTTTATAGCAATTGGCGAGGATGAAGAAGGTCATGCCATCATTAAAGATATTTACTCCCATGAGGGCTATACTCCATCTGAAGATAAAGTGTTTGATATTGTTCGCGATTATGCAGAAAGAGTAAAAACCGAATAA
- a CDS encoding bifunctional UDP-sugar hydrolase/5'-nucleotidase, giving the protein MENERCELIIMETSDLHGNVFPINYRDNEEVNAGLAKIATIIKSEREKNQYSLLIDNGDVIQGTPLTYYYAKFLPEKKNPLVNLLNDLNYDCAVIGNHEFNYGSELIQAAVNESQFPWLSANIIIGETKESAFGPPYLVKEFENGLRVAVLGITTHFIPNWENPNHIVGLQFEDALACAKRWIDYIQKNEDYDLLVVSYHGGFERDLSTGERGEAVTGENQAYAICHEIEGIDILLTGHQHRMIADTLNGVTVVQPGYNGQALGKVKAVFEKFEGKWALKSCSSQLIEVDHSVQADPHILKMTEKYEKDTQIWLDQPIAKIIGDMTISDALEVRLGDHPLIEFFNHVQMDASGARISSTALFDNRSRGFQEQVTMRDIVSNYIYPNTLKVIRITGQDMKDALEICASYFMLDKDGEIQVNPAFAEPKPQHYNYDMWEGIEYEFDIRNPIGERVVKLSIKGDPVQMKVEYDVVMNNYRAGGGGNYNMFKDKPVIKEIQTDMTELIANFMLKRKTIYASCDHNWKVVR; this is encoded by the coding sequence ATGGAAAATGAACGCTGTGAGCTTATTATTATGGAAACAAGCGATCTGCACGGGAATGTGTTTCCGATCAATTATAGGGATAATGAAGAAGTGAATGCAGGGCTAGCGAAGATTGCCACAATTATTAAAAGTGAGAGAGAAAAAAATCAATACTCGCTTCTAATAGACAATGGCGATGTGATTCAAGGGACTCCTCTAACATATTATTATGCAAAGTTCCTTCCAGAAAAGAAAAATCCGCTTGTAAACCTACTAAATGATTTGAATTATGATTGTGCAGTCATTGGAAATCATGAGTTTAATTACGGATCCGAACTAATACAGGCAGCTGTGAACGAATCTCAATTCCCATGGTTATCAGCCAATATAATAATAGGAGAAACGAAGGAAAGTGCATTTGGTCCTCCATATCTTGTTAAGGAATTTGAAAATGGGCTGCGCGTTGCGGTCTTAGGCATTACTACACATTTTATTCCAAATTGGGAAAACCCAAATCATATTGTGGGACTCCAGTTTGAAGATGCGTTAGCTTGTGCCAAAAGATGGATCGACTATATTCAAAAGAATGAAGATTACGATTTGCTTGTCGTTTCCTATCATGGAGGATTTGAACGGGATCTCTCGACCGGGGAGCGGGGAGAAGCCGTGACTGGCGAAAATCAGGCCTATGCTATATGCCATGAAATTGAAGGTATCGATATTTTGCTGACGGGTCACCAGCATCGAATGATTGCGGATACTTTGAACGGAGTGACAGTCGTTCAACCCGGCTACAACGGTCAGGCTTTAGGTAAAGTGAAAGCAGTTTTTGAAAAATTTGAAGGTAAATGGGCTTTAAAAAGCTGCTCCTCACAGCTTATAGAGGTTGACCATTCTGTTCAAGCTGATCCTCACATATTGAAAATGACTGAAAAGTATGAGAAGGACACTCAAATTTGGCTTGATCAGCCAATTGCCAAAATAATAGGGGATATGACGATTTCCGATGCATTAGAAGTAAGATTAGGAGATCATCCGCTTATTGAATTTTTTAATCATGTGCAAATGGATGCATCAGGCGCAAGGATTTCCTCTACTGCTTTATTTGATAATCGCTCTCGTGGTTTTCAGGAACAGGTGACAATGAGGGACATCGTTTCTAATTATATTTATCCGAACACGTTGAAGGTCATTCGAATCACTGGGCAGGATATGAAGGATGCTTTGGAGATATGTGCATCTTATTTTATGCTCGATAAAGACGGTGAGATTCAGGTTAATCCTGCCTTTGCTGAACCGAAGCCCCAACACTATAACTACGATATGTGGGAAGGAATTGAGTATGAGTTTGATATAAGAAACCCTATTGGGGAGCGGGTCGTTAAATTAAGTATTAAGGGAGATCCTGTCCAGATGAAAGTTGAATATGATGTCGTCATGAACAACTATCGAGCCGGCGGGGGTGGCAACTACAATATGTTCAAAGATAAGCCCGTCATTAAAGAAATTCAAACAGATATGACAGAGTTAATCGCTAACTTTATGTTGAAAAGAAAAACGATTTATGCCTCCTGTGACCATAATTGGAAGGTTGTTCGGTGA
- a CDS encoding 1,2-dihydroxy-3-keto-5-methylthiopentene dioxygenase, with protein sequence MATITIQGTDEVIVEQSEVAAFLEGQEVIYEQWDIEKLPDNLREKFNLSAEEKAEILSAFQAEIDDISARRGYKTADVISLSDTTPNLDELLKNFQKEHHHTDDEVRFIASGHGVFVIQGKDKRFFEVHLNPGDLISVPEYIRHYFTLADDRKVVAVRIFVTEEGWVPVY encoded by the coding sequence ATGGCAACAATCACAATTCAAGGCACAGATGAAGTAATTGTAGAGCAAAGCGAGGTTGCAGCATTTTTAGAGGGGCAAGAAGTTATTTATGAGCAATGGGATATTGAAAAACTTCCAGATAACCTTCGTGAAAAATTCAATTTAAGTGCTGAAGAAAAAGCTGAGATTTTAAGTGCTTTTCAAGCTGAAATTGATGATATTTCAGCACGCCGCGGCTACAAAACAGCTGACGTTATTTCTTTATCCGATACAACGCCTAATCTTGACGAGCTATTAAAAAACTTCCAAAAAGAACATCATCACACAGATGACGAAGTTCGCTTTATCGCAAGCGGACACGGGGTATTCGTAATCCAAGGGAAAGATAAGCGCTTTTTTGAAGTGCATTTAAACCCTGGCGATTTAATCTCTGTTCCAGAATATATTCGCCATTATTTCACACTCGCAGACGACCGAAAAGTAGTTGCTGTCCGTATTTTCGTAACAGAAGAAGGCTGGGTACCGGTTTACTAA
- a CDS encoding methylthioribulose 1-phosphate dehydratase: MSTLVSKWNELADIKDELASRDWFMGTSGNLAIKVHTEPLQFLVTASGKDKRKRTLEDFLLVDRDGKAVEETHLKPSAETLLHCAVFQKTTAGCSLHVHTVANNVISELYGEKGKVTFQYQELIKAFDLWEEDAELTIPIIHNHAHIPNLADEFQEHIHADKGAVLIRNHGITVWGKDGFEAKKLLEACEFLFQYQLALINAKSTIK, encoded by the coding sequence ATGAGTACACTCGTATCCAAATGGAATGAATTAGCTGATATTAAGGATGAATTGGCTTCAAGGGACTGGTTTATGGGAACGAGCGGTAATCTGGCCATCAAGGTTCACACTGAACCATTGCAGTTTCTCGTAACAGCAAGCGGAAAAGATAAGAGAAAAAGAACGTTAGAAGATTTTCTGCTAGTCGACCGAGATGGCAAAGCTGTTGAGGAAACTCATCTTAAACCATCTGCTGAAACCTTGCTGCACTGCGCTGTTTTTCAAAAAACTACAGCGGGCTGCAGTCTTCATGTTCATACAGTTGCAAACAATGTCATCTCAGAGCTGTACGGTGAAAAAGGAAAAGTAACCTTTCAATATCAAGAATTAATTAAGGCCTTTGATCTTTGGGAAGAGGATGCTGAGCTAACCATCCCAATTATTCATAATCATGCGCATATCCCTAATTTAGCCGATGAGTTCCAAGAGCATATTCATGCTGATAAAGGAGCCGTCCTTATTAGAAACCATGGCATTACCGTCTGGGGAAAAGATGGCTTTGAAGCTAAGAAACTATTAGAAGCATGCGAATTTTTATTTCAATATCAACTAGCATTGATTAATGCTAAATCAACTATTAAATAG
- a CDS encoding 2-hydroxy-3-keto-5-methylthiopentenyl-1-phosphate phosphatase: MKNPVIFCDFDGTITNKDNIINIMKEFAPPEWDAIKDDILSQKVSIQEGVGKLFSLLPSSKKDEIISFVLKDAVIREGFAEFVQFTREANIPLYIVSGGIDFFVYPVLEPFGPFEKIYCNKADFSSENIQIVFPYECDDNCSSKGCGCCKPSIIRQLASEENTRIVIGDSITDLQAAKLADIVIARDFLIEKCKELNIPYEPFERFQDCIHIIESRLDVKV, translated from the coding sequence ATGAAGAATCCAGTGATTTTCTGCGACTTTGATGGGACTATTACGAATAAAGATAATATCATCAACATTATGAAAGAATTCGCTCCGCCGGAATGGGACGCCATCAAGGATGATATATTAAGTCAAAAGGTTTCCATTCAGGAAGGGGTCGGCAAGCTGTTCTCGCTTCTTCCCTCTTCTAAAAAAGATGAAATTATCTCATTTGTACTGAAGGATGCAGTGATACGAGAAGGCTTTGCTGAATTCGTTCAGTTTACTAGAGAGGCAAATATTCCGCTTTATATCGTGAGCGGTGGAATTGACTTTTTCGTGTATCCTGTTCTTGAACCCTTCGGACCATTTGAAAAAATTTATTGCAATAAAGCTGATTTTTCAAGTGAGAACATTCAAATTGTCTTTCCTTATGAGTGTGATGATAACTGTTCAAGCAAGGGCTGTGGCTGCTGTAAGCCCTCCATTATTCGTCAGTTAGCTTCGGAGGAAAACACTAGAATCGTTATTGGGGATTCAATTACAGATCTTCAAGCTGCTAAGCTTGCAGATATTGTGATTGCCAGAGATTTCCTCATTGAAAAGTGCAAGGAATTGAATATTCCTTACGAGCCTTTCGAACGTTTCCAAGACTGTATCCATATCATTGAATCTAGATTGGATGTGAAAGTATGA
- the mtnW gene encoding 2,3-diketo-5-methylthiopentyl-1-phosphate enolase encodes MSEIIATYQLFGKPGSFEKKAEGIALGLTIGSWTDLPLLEQEQLKKHKGRVISVEEFSDTRHPVKQNDILSKVKIAYPSANFSADLPAILTTVFGKLSLDGEVKLLDLEFSSELLSSFPGPRFGIEGIRKTLNVYDRPLTMSIFKGVIGRDIDYLTAQLREQALGGVDLVKDDEILFDNPLTPFEQRILRSKDVLRQVYEETGHRTLYAVNLTGRTSELRVKAKRARELGADALLFNVHTYGLDVLQEIAEDQEVQLPLMAHPAYSGAFTSSAFYGVASQLVLGKLTRYAGADFSLFPSPYGSVALEKSAALAIGENLTEESAVKRAFPVPSAGIHPGLVPLLMDDYGKDCVINAGGGVHGHPHGAAGGGKAFRQAVDAVLAGKNLANAAEEHQELKIALELWGGSK; translated from the coding sequence ATGAGTGAAATCATCGCTACCTATCAGCTATTTGGCAAGCCAGGATCCTTTGAGAAAAAAGCGGAGGGGATCGCACTTGGCTTAACGATCGGTTCATGGACAGATTTGCCGCTGCTTGAGCAGGAGCAGTTGAAGAAACATAAAGGACGCGTCATCTCTGTCGAGGAATTCTCGGACACGCGCCACCCTGTTAAACAAAATGATATTTTAAGCAAAGTAAAAATTGCTTATCCAAGTGCGAATTTTTCAGCTGATCTACCAGCTATTTTAACAACGGTGTTCGGGAAGCTTTCCTTAGACGGTGAGGTCAAATTACTTGATTTAGAGTTTAGCTCGGAACTATTAAGCAGCTTTCCTGGCCCACGGTTCGGAATTGAAGGCATTCGGAAAACTTTAAATGTTTATGATCGACCACTGACTATGAGCATTTTCAAGGGAGTTATTGGAAGAGACATCGATTATTTGACCGCTCAATTGAGGGAACAGGCTCTTGGCGGAGTGGATCTTGTGAAGGATGATGAAATCCTTTTTGATAATCCGTTAACACCTTTCGAGCAACGTATTTTAAGAAGTAAAGATGTTTTGCGGCAGGTCTATGAGGAAACAGGTCATCGTACTCTTTATGCTGTAAACTTGACAGGCCGGACTTCTGAATTAAGGGTTAAAGCGAAAAGAGCCCGTGAGCTTGGTGCAGATGCCCTTTTATTTAATGTTCATACTTATGGTCTGGATGTTCTGCAGGAAATCGCGGAGGATCAGGAAGTTCAACTCCCGCTTATGGCACATCCAGCTTATAGCGGAGCCTTCACCTCTTCTGCTTTTTACGGGGTAGCAAGTCAGCTTGTACTTGGCAAGCTAACACGATATGCGGGTGCTGACTTTTCCTTATTCCCTTCTCCGTATGGCAGTGTTGCTCTTGAAAAGAGTGCAGCATTAGCAATCGGTGAGAACCTGACTGAAGAATCCGCAGTAAAACGGGCGTTTCCAGTACCATCTGCAGGAATTCATCCTGGGCTAGTGCCTCTGTTAATGGACGACTATGGAAAAGATTGCGTAATCAACGCTGGAGGCGGCGTTCACGGTCACCCTCACGGAGCAGCAGGCGGTGGAAAGGCCTTTAGACAGGCGGTTGACGCTGTTCTAGCAGGTAAAAATTTGGCCAACGCTGCAGAAGAACACCAAGAATTGAAAATAGCCCTAGAGTTATGGGGAGGTTCAAAATGA
- the mtnK gene encoding S-methyl-5-thioribose kinase: MTILEKKQYEPLTDETAVKLAKELNLFSEGSVLNCREIGDGNLNYVFHITDSINEKGVIIKQALPYAKVVGESWPLTLKRATIETNALKKHGEFVPQLVPEVYHANEDLAITVMEDLSHLTIAREGLIKGESYPKLSSDIGEYLARTLFSTSDFALHPFEKKRLAVEFSNPELCKITEDLIFTDPFFDHETNDFEPELREDVEAIWNNSLLKLEAAKLKISFLTEAEALLHGDLHTGSIFASSTETKVIDPEFAFYGPIGFDVGLFIGNLFLHGISREEANRSVIFEHIENTWDVFCSVFTELWEESNLEVYTKVEGYKEYILQKIFSDTLGFTGCELIRRTIGLAHVKDLDGIEDHEKRIAAKRQALALGETLILNRHVLNSVREAISLLGERKA, encoded by the coding sequence ATGACAATTTTAGAAAAGAAACAGTATGAGCCGTTGACTGATGAGACAGCGGTGAAGCTTGCGAAAGAGCTAAATCTATTTTCTGAAGGTTCAGTATTGAACTGTCGCGAAATTGGTGATGGCAATCTGAATTATGTATTCCATATAACTGACTCAATAAATGAAAAAGGCGTTATTATCAAGCAAGCTCTCCCTTATGCAAAGGTAGTGGGGGAAAGCTGGCCGCTCACATTAAAGCGGGCAACGATCGAAACGAATGCGCTGAAAAAGCATGGTGAGTTTGTTCCCCAGCTTGTTCCGGAGGTTTATCATGCAAATGAAGACCTTGCCATTACGGTTATGGAAGATTTGTCGCACTTAACGATTGCTCGTGAGGGACTTATTAAAGGGGAATCTTATCCAAAGCTATCAAGCGATATTGGTGAATATTTAGCAAGAACACTATTTTCAACATCGGATTTTGCTTTGCATCCATTTGAGAAAAAACGTTTAGCAGTCGAATTTTCAAATCCAGAGCTTTGCAAGATTACAGAAGATCTCATTTTTACCGATCCATTCTTCGACCATGAGACCAATGATTTCGAACCGGAATTGCGTGAGGATGTAGAGGCCATTTGGAATAATAGCCTTTTGAAGCTTGAAGCGGCTAAGTTAAAGATAAGTTTTTTAACTGAAGCAGAAGCGTTATTACATGGGGATCTACATACAGGCAGTATATTTGCAAGCAGCACAGAAACGAAAGTAATTGATCCCGAATTTGCTTTTTATGGCCCGATTGGATTTGATGTTGGATTATTTATCGGAAATCTATTTCTTCATGGAATTTCAAGAGAGGAAGCGAATCGATCTGTTATTTTTGAGCATATCGAGAATACCTGGGACGTTTTTTGCTCAGTATTTACTGAATTATGGGAAGAGTCAAATCTCGAAGTCTATACAAAGGTCGAAGGCTATAAAGAATACATTTTACAGAAAATCTTTTCTGACACGCTTGGGTTTACTGGCTGTGAGTTAATTAGAAGAACGATTGGTCTTGCTCATGTGAAGGATTTAGACGGTATTGAGGATCATGAGAAAAGAATTGCAGCTAAGAGACAGGCACTTGCATTAGGCGAAACATTAATCTTAAATCGCCACGTGTTAAATTCAGTAAGAGAAGCTATTTCACTGTTAGGAGAGAGAAAGGCATGA